The Oncorhynchus clarkii lewisi isolate Uvic-CL-2024 unplaced genomic scaffold, UVic_Ocla_1.0 unplaced_contig_800_pilon_pilon, whole genome shotgun sequence genome has a segment encoding these proteins:
- the LOC139394518 gene encoding rab-3A-interacting protein-like isoform X2: MASEPLEGFHEVNLASPTTPDLHGLTSDTRPQCHSASSSALYRTPSLSSSPCPPNALRADQLPTQPIYSAPRLLGSTEPHNGSVPGLEPHVRSEAESAEGVFLSGEEGEESLSLTNDSLSRLRSPSVMEIREKANERLKEELAKAQRDVKLKDEECERLSKVRDQLGQELEELTASLFEEAHKMVREANIKQSTAEKQLKEALNKIDVLQAEVSALKTLVLSTSPTSPCHDLPGGSKAPFKKGHGRNKSTSSAMLGSGQELSGTQPIVRDCRELDSLLFSEFKLWKEEPSLERNSSFLERVYREDIYPCLTFSKSELGSAILEAVERNTLSVEPVGFQTLPVVKASAVECGGPKKCALSGQTKTCKHRIKFGDSSNYYYVSPFCRYRITSVCNFFTYIRYIHQGLVKLQDEQMFWEVMQLRKEMSFAKLGYYKEEL; this comes from the exons ATGGCCAGCGAACCCCTCGAAGGCTTCCATGAGGTCAACTTGGCGTCACCCACCACCCCTGACCTCCACGGATTGACCTCCGACACCAGACCCCAATGTCACAGCGCCTCTTCCAGCGCCCTGTACCGTACACCCTCCCTCAGCTCCAGCCCCTGCCCCCCCAACGCCCTGCGAGCCGACCAGCTGCCCACCCAGCCCATCTACTCTGCCCCTAGGCTACTGGGCAGCACAGAACCACACAATGGAAG CGTTCCGGGGTTGGAACCCCACGTCCGGTCAGAGGCGGAGTCAGCAGAAGGGGTGTTCCTGtctggagaggaaggggaggagtctCTGAGTCTGACCAATGACAGCCTGTCCCGCCTCCGCAGCCCCTCAGTCATGGAGATCAGAGAGAAAGCCAATGAGAGACTGAAGGAGGAGCTAGCCAAGGCACAGAGG GATGTTAAGTTGAAAGACGAGGAGTGTGAAAGGCTTTCTAAAGTCAGGGACCAACTGGGCCAGGAACTGGAGGAGCTCACTGCTAGCCTGTTTGAG GAAGCTCACAAGATGGTGCGTGAGGCCAACATCAAACAGTCGACGGCTGAGAAGCAGCTGAAGGAAGCTCTGAACAAG attGATGTGCTCCAGGCGGAGGTGTCGGCCCTGAAGACCTTGGTCCTGTCCACGTCCCCCACCTCCCCCTGCCACGACCTTCCTGGGGGCTCCAAGGCTCCCTTCAAGAAGGGTCACGGCCGCAACAAGAGTACCAGCAGCGCCATGCTGGGCAGCGGGCAGGAACTGAGCGGCACACAGCCCATCGTACGAGACTGcagagag cTGGACAGTCTCCTGTTTAGTGAGTTTAAGTTGTGGAAGGAGGAGCCCAGTCTGGAGAGGAACAGCTCCTTCCTGGAGAGAGTCTACAGAGAGGACATCTACCCCTGTCTCACCTTCTCCAAGAGTGag CTGGGGTCGGCCATCTTGGAGGCAGTGGAGAGGAACACGCTCAGTGTGGAGCCGGTGGGCTTCCAGACGCTGCCTGTCGTCAAGGCCTCTGCTGTGGAGTGTGGAGGACCAAA AAAGTGTGCCCTTAGTGGCCAGACCAAAACCTGCAAGCACAGAATCAAGTTTGGTGATTCCAGCAACTATTACTACGTGTCTCCTTTCTGTCGTTATCGG atcacGTCAGTTTGTAACTTCTTTACCTACATCCGCTACATCCACCAAGGGCTGGTCAAGCTGCAGGACG AACAGATGTTCTGGGAAGTGATGCAGTTGAGGAAAGAGATGAGTTTTGCTAAGCTGGGCTACTACAAGGAGGAACTGTGA
- the LOC139394518 gene encoding rab-3A-interacting protein-like isoform X1 — protein sequence MASEPLEGFHEVNLASPTTPDLHGLTSDTRPQCHSASSSALYRTPSLSSSPCPPNALRADQLPTQPIYSAPRLLGSTEPHNGSVPGLEPHVRSEAESAEGVFLSGEEGEESLSLTNDSLSRLRSPSVMEIREKANERLKEELAKAQRDVKLKDEECERLSKVRDQLGQELEELTASLFEEAHKMVREANIKQSTAEKQLKEALNKIDVLQAEVSALKTLVLSTSPTSPCHDLPGGSKAPFKKGHGRNKSTSSAMLGSGQELSGTQPIVRDCRELDSLLFSEFKLWKEEPSLERNSSFLERVYREDIYPCLTFSKSELGSAILEAVERNTLSVEPVGFQTLPVVKASAVECGGPKKCALSGQTKTCKHRIKFGDSSNYYYVSPFCRYRITSVCNFFTYIRYIHQGLVKLQDAEQMFWEVMQLRKEMSFAKLGYYKEEL from the exons ATGGCCAGCGAACCCCTCGAAGGCTTCCATGAGGTCAACTTGGCGTCACCCACCACCCCTGACCTCCACGGATTGACCTCCGACACCAGACCCCAATGTCACAGCGCCTCTTCCAGCGCCCTGTACCGTACACCCTCCCTCAGCTCCAGCCCCTGCCCCCCCAACGCCCTGCGAGCCGACCAGCTGCCCACCCAGCCCATCTACTCTGCCCCTAGGCTACTGGGCAGCACAGAACCACACAATGGAAG CGTTCCGGGGTTGGAACCCCACGTCCGGTCAGAGGCGGAGTCAGCAGAAGGGGTGTTCCTGtctggagaggaaggggaggagtctCTGAGTCTGACCAATGACAGCCTGTCCCGCCTCCGCAGCCCCTCAGTCATGGAGATCAGAGAGAAAGCCAATGAGAGACTGAAGGAGGAGCTAGCCAAGGCACAGAGG GATGTTAAGTTGAAAGACGAGGAGTGTGAAAGGCTTTCTAAAGTCAGGGACCAACTGGGCCAGGAACTGGAGGAGCTCACTGCTAGCCTGTTTGAG GAAGCTCACAAGATGGTGCGTGAGGCCAACATCAAACAGTCGACGGCTGAGAAGCAGCTGAAGGAAGCTCTGAACAAG attGATGTGCTCCAGGCGGAGGTGTCGGCCCTGAAGACCTTGGTCCTGTCCACGTCCCCCACCTCCCCCTGCCACGACCTTCCTGGGGGCTCCAAGGCTCCCTTCAAGAAGGGTCACGGCCGCAACAAGAGTACCAGCAGCGCCATGCTGGGCAGCGGGCAGGAACTGAGCGGCACACAGCCCATCGTACGAGACTGcagagag cTGGACAGTCTCCTGTTTAGTGAGTTTAAGTTGTGGAAGGAGGAGCCCAGTCTGGAGAGGAACAGCTCCTTCCTGGAGAGAGTCTACAGAGAGGACATCTACCCCTGTCTCACCTTCTCCAAGAGTGag CTGGGGTCGGCCATCTTGGAGGCAGTGGAGAGGAACACGCTCAGTGTGGAGCCGGTGGGCTTCCAGACGCTGCCTGTCGTCAAGGCCTCTGCTGTGGAGTGTGGAGGACCAAA AAAGTGTGCCCTTAGTGGCCAGACCAAAACCTGCAAGCACAGAATCAAGTTTGGTGATTCCAGCAACTATTACTACGTGTCTCCTTTCTGTCGTTATCGG atcacGTCAGTTTGTAACTTCTTTACCTACATCCGCTACATCCACCAAGGGCTGGTCAAGCTGCAGGACG CAGAACAGATGTTCTGGGAAGTGATGCAGTTGAGGAAAGAGATGAGTTTTGCTAAGCTGGGCTACTACAAGGAGGAACTGTGA
- the LOC139394518 gene encoding rab-3A-interacting protein-like isoform X3, whose product MASEPLEGFHEVNLASPTTPDLHGLTSDTRPQCHSASSSALYRTPSLSSSPCPPNALRADQLPTQPIYSAPRLLGSTEPHNGSVPGLEPHVRSEAESAEGVFLSGEEGEESLSLTNDSLSRLRSPSVMEIREKANERLKEELAKAQREAHKMVREANIKQSTAEKQLKEALNKIDVLQAEVSALKTLVLSTSPTSPCHDLPGGSKAPFKKGHGRNKSTSSAMLGSGQELSGTQPIVRDCRELDSLLFSEFKLWKEEPSLERNSSFLERVYREDIYPCLTFSKSELGSAILEAVERNTLSVEPVGFQTLPVVKASAVECGGPKKCALSGQTKTCKHRIKFGDSSNYYYVSPFCRYRITSVCNFFTYIRYIHQGLVKLQDAEQMFWEVMQLRKEMSFAKLGYYKEEL is encoded by the exons ATGGCCAGCGAACCCCTCGAAGGCTTCCATGAGGTCAACTTGGCGTCACCCACCACCCCTGACCTCCACGGATTGACCTCCGACACCAGACCCCAATGTCACAGCGCCTCTTCCAGCGCCCTGTACCGTACACCCTCCCTCAGCTCCAGCCCCTGCCCCCCCAACGCCCTGCGAGCCGACCAGCTGCCCACCCAGCCCATCTACTCTGCCCCTAGGCTACTGGGCAGCACAGAACCACACAATGGAAG CGTTCCGGGGTTGGAACCCCACGTCCGGTCAGAGGCGGAGTCAGCAGAAGGGGTGTTCCTGtctggagaggaaggggaggagtctCTGAGTCTGACCAATGACAGCCTGTCCCGCCTCCGCAGCCCCTCAGTCATGGAGATCAGAGAGAAAGCCAATGAGAGACTGAAGGAGGAGCTAGCCAAGGCACAGAGG GAAGCTCACAAGATGGTGCGTGAGGCCAACATCAAACAGTCGACGGCTGAGAAGCAGCTGAAGGAAGCTCTGAACAAG attGATGTGCTCCAGGCGGAGGTGTCGGCCCTGAAGACCTTGGTCCTGTCCACGTCCCCCACCTCCCCCTGCCACGACCTTCCTGGGGGCTCCAAGGCTCCCTTCAAGAAGGGTCACGGCCGCAACAAGAGTACCAGCAGCGCCATGCTGGGCAGCGGGCAGGAACTGAGCGGCACACAGCCCATCGTACGAGACTGcagagag cTGGACAGTCTCCTGTTTAGTGAGTTTAAGTTGTGGAAGGAGGAGCCCAGTCTGGAGAGGAACAGCTCCTTCCTGGAGAGAGTCTACAGAGAGGACATCTACCCCTGTCTCACCTTCTCCAAGAGTGag CTGGGGTCGGCCATCTTGGAGGCAGTGGAGAGGAACACGCTCAGTGTGGAGCCGGTGGGCTTCCAGACGCTGCCTGTCGTCAAGGCCTCTGCTGTGGAGTGTGGAGGACCAAA AAAGTGTGCCCTTAGTGGCCAGACCAAAACCTGCAAGCACAGAATCAAGTTTGGTGATTCCAGCAACTATTACTACGTGTCTCCTTTCTGTCGTTATCGG atcacGTCAGTTTGTAACTTCTTTACCTACATCCGCTACATCCACCAAGGGCTGGTCAAGCTGCAGGACG CAGAACAGATGTTCTGGGAAGTGATGCAGTTGAGGAAAGAGATGAGTTTTGCTAAGCTGGGCTACTACAAGGAGGAACTGTGA